A section of the Mycobacterium sp. 3519A genome encodes:
- a CDS encoding ATP synthase subunit I: MTTPAQDAPLVFPSVAFRPLRLFAVCVVLTGLATLAAGLLGHVMVGVFFGIGLGLGLLNAVLVQRSVESITAEAHPLKRKMALNSATRLLVMTVIGLTIAFIFRPQGLGVVFGMALFQVVLVLATALPVMKKLKSGAGDQTEGASND; this comes from the coding sequence GTGACGACGCCAGCGCAAGACGCGCCGTTGGTGTTTCCGTCCGTTGCTTTCAGGCCGTTGCGCCTGTTCGCAGTATGTGTCGTGCTGACCGGCCTTGCCACGCTGGCCGCCGGACTGCTCGGCCACGTGATGGTCGGTGTCTTCTTCGGCATCGGCCTCGGACTGGGTTTGCTCAACGCAGTGTTGGTGCAGCGGTCGGTGGAATCGATCACCGCCGAAGCGCACCCGCTCAAACGCAAGATGGCGCTGAACTCCGCCACCCGGCTGCTGGTGATGACGGTGATCGGGTTGACCATCGCTTTCATCTTCCGACCGCAGGGGCTCGGCGTCGTATTCGGAATGGCGCTCTTCCAGGTGGTGCTGGTGCTCGCGACCGCGCTGCCGGTGATGAAGAAGCTCAAGTCCGGCGCCGGTGACCAGACCGAAGGGGCCAGCAATGACTGA